From a region of the Mercurialis annua linkage group LG1-X, ddMerAnnu1.2, whole genome shotgun sequence genome:
- the LOC126665486 gene encoding protein PEROXIN-4 translates to MQASRARLFKEYKEVQREKTADPDIQLVCDDSNIFKWNALIKGPTETPYESGVFQLSFNVPEQYPLQPPQVRFLTKIFHPNVHFKTGEICLDILKNAWSPAWTLQSVCRAIIALMAHPEADSPLNCDSGNLLRSGDIRGFQSMARMYTRLAASPKKG, encoded by the exons ATGCAG GCATCAAGGGCAAGGCTTTTCAAGGAATACAAAGAAGTGCAGCGAGAAAAGACAGCCGATCCTGATATTCAACTAGTTTGCGACGATTCCAACATCTTTAAATGGAATGCTCTTatcaag GGACCGACTGAGACGCCTTATGAGAGTGGAGTTTTCCAGCTTTCCTTTAATGTCCCAGAACAGTATCCTTTGCAACCTCCTCAAGTGCGGTTCTTGACAAAAATATTTCATCCGAATGTGCACTTTAAG ACGGGGGAGATATGTCTCGATATATTGAAGAATGCTTGGAGTCCGGCTTGGACACTTCAGTCTGTTTGCAGGGCTATAATTGCTTTGATGGCCCATCCTGAAGCTGATAGCCCTTTGAACTGTGATTCTG GCAATCTTCTACGCTCGGGGGATATCAGAGGTTTTCAATCCATGGCAAGAATGTATACTAGACTGGCAGCCTCGCCAAAGAAAGGATGA
- the LOC126664264 gene encoding tocopherol cyclase, chloroplastic: MEINVPYSHQFSPNLGFSRSINTNSIVKLKPFRSSKFQLLKKKKKKLGFPFSISNSLTNSQISSTSAAETLSSVTPVYAPTPTDRHLRTPHSGYHFDGTSRKFFEGWYFRVSIPEKNQSFCFMYAVENPAFRKKLTPLEIAQYGPRSTGVMAQILGADDKYICQRSEESQNFWGNRHELMLGNTFVAEKGMQPPTTEVPPQEFNKRVSEGFQVTPLWHQGFICDDGRSDFAEIVKTARWEYSTRPVYGWGDVESKQKSTAGWLAAFPVFEPHWQSCMAGGLSTGWIEWGGDRFEFKDAPSYSEKNWGGGFPRKWFWVQCNVFEGASGEVALTVGGGLRQLPGLTETFENAALVGVHYDGIFYEFVPWNGVVSWEVSPWGYWFFTAENETHLVEVEATTKDSGSPLLAPTAEVGLAPACKDTCFADLKLQIWERRYDGTKGKKILDVTSDMAAVEVGGGPWFNTWKGKTISPELLKRALKVPVDVEGMFNFLPLFKPPGL, encoded by the exons ATGGAAATAAACGTGCCGTACTCGCACCAATTCTCTCCAAACTTAGGGTTTAGTCGCTCTATCAACACTAATTCCATTGTTAAGCTCAAACCCTTTCGATCTTCTAAGTTTCAGTTactaaagaagaagaagaagaagctaGGGTTCCCATTTTCAATTTCCAATTCCCTAACTAACAGCCAAATTTCTTCCACTTCTGCTGCTGAAACACTGAGCTCTGTTACTCCTGTCTATGCCCCTACTCCTACTGATCGCCATCTTCGCACTCCTCACAGCGG GTACCATTTTGATGGAACATCGCGGAAATTTTTCGAGGGTTGGTACTTCAGGGTCTCAATTCCTGAAAAGAATCAGAGTTTTTGTTTTATGTATGCTGTAGAAAATCCGGCATTTCGTAAGAAATTAACACCATTGGAAATTGCACAGTATGGACCTCGATCAACTGGGGTTATGGCTCAAATTCTTGGGGCTgatgataaatatatatgtcAACGCTCAGAGGAATCTCAAAATTTCTGGGGAA ATAGGCATGAACTGATGCTAGGGAATACTTTTGTGGCCGAGAAAGGCATGCAGCCTCCTACCACGGAGGTTCCTCCTCAG GAGTTTAATAAAAGAGTTTCAGAAGGTTTTCAAGTCACCCCACTTTGGCACCAAGGTTTTATTTGTGATGATGGCAG GTCAGATTTTGCAGAAATTGTGAAAACTGCACGTTGGGAATACAGTACTCGTCCTGTTTATGGATGGGGTGATGTAGAATCCAAGCAAAAGTCCACTGCAGGCTGGCTTGCTGCTTTTCCTGTTTTTGAACCCCATTGGCAATCATGCATGGCTGGAGGACTTTCAACAG GCTGGATAGAGTGGGGTGGTGATAGATTTGAGTTCAAAGATGCACCTTCTTACTCAGAAAAGAACTGGGGTGGAGGCTTCCCAAGGAAATGGTTTTGG GTTCAATGTAATGTCTTTGAAGGTGCAAGTGGAGAAGTTGCTCTTACTGTAGGCGGTGGCTTGAGGCAATTGCCTGGACTGActgaaacttttgaaaatgcTGCATTG GTTGGAGTGCATTATGATggaattttttatgaatttgtGCCATGGAATGGTGTTGTAAGCTGGGAAGTTTCTCCATGGGGTTACTGGTTCTTTACTGCTGAGAATGAGACACATTTG GTTGAAGTGGAGGCAACAACAAAGGACTCAGGGTCACCTTTGCTTGCTCCAACAGCAGAAGTTGGGCTTGCTCCAGCTTGCAAAGATACTTGTTTTGCTGATCTGAAATTGCAAATTTGGGAACGCAGATATGATGGCACTAAGGGCAAG AAAATTTTGGATGTTACGAGTGATATGGCAGCAGTGGAAGTTGGAGGAGGACCATGGTTTAATACCTGGAAAGGAAAGACAATTTCGCCGGAGCTTCTCAAGCGTGCTCTTAAGGTTCCGGTTGATGTGGAAGGCATGTTCAATTTTCTCCCATTATTCAAACCCCCTGGCTTGTAG